One genomic region from Leishmania panamensis strain MHOM/PA/94/PSC-1 chromosome 10 sequence encodes:
- a CDS encoding glycosyl hydrolase-like protein, putative (TriTrypDB/GeneDB-style sysID: LpmP.10.1190), protein MGLLSSKPCSLLPAKEAFEREKKIYDKAVLSFEGVNGYDVYNCSIPFTYNGKTYIFGRVEKKDEWTQSNTILFEKVGENHYRRHAASVTYNLEDPFVVKIHGEMVFGGTHVTKNGGKVADYRCEFYHGTPFHLKYFSSGPSKMKDIRLVELANGKIGIFTHFRTEGSCLTGFATIDKIEDLTVEAINSAKLINHRPFGDAWGGPSQVYLLSSGLLGCISHHGYLLDQKDVQLRIYACTSFVFDPTTYDVYNFKVIGTKGCFPPCVPKVPTLSDCAFVSGIEMRDDGKCNLYSGIGDVAEGCAVIDYPFEGYGKIVSDVAF, encoded by the coding sequence ATGGGGCTTCTCAGCTCAAAGCCGTGCTCATTGCTTCCTGCCAAAGAGGCATTTGAGCGCGAAAAGAAAATCTATGACAAAGCAGTCTTGTCGTTCGAGGGCGTCAACGGGTACGATGTCTACAACTGCTCTATTCCATTCACCTACAATGGCAAAACATACATCTTTGGCCGTGTAGAGAAGAAGGATGAGTGGACTCAGTCAAACACCATACTATTCGAAAAGGTAGGCGAGAATCATTACCGGCGACACGCGGCATCTGTCACATACAACTTGGAGGATCCGTTTGTGGTGAAGATCCATGGTGAGATGGTTTTTGGTGGCACACATGTCACGAAGAACGGCGGCAAGGTGGCCGATTACCGGTGTGAGTTCTACCACGGCACACCTTTCCATCTCAAGTACTTCTCTTCTGGTCCTTCAAAAATGAAAGACATTCGTCTGGTGGAGCTGGCCAACGGCAAGATAGGCATCTTTACGCATTTTCGCACAGAGGGCTCATGCTTGACTGGCTTTGCTACTATTGACAAGATTGAAGACCTCACAGTGGAGGCTATCAACTCTGCAAAGCTGATCAACCACCGCCCATTTGGAGACGCATGGGGAGGCCCGAGTCAGGTGTACTTGCTTTCATCTGGCTTGCTGGGATGTATTTCGCATCATGGCTACCTCCTCGATCAGAAGGATGTTCAGCTCCGGATTTACGCTTGTACTTCCTTTGTGTTCGATCCTACCACGTACGACGTGTATAACTTCAAAGTCATCGGAACCAAAGGGTGCTTCCCGCCGTGTGTACCAAAAGTACCGACCTTGTCAGATTGCGCTTTCGTGTCTGGGATCGAAATGCGCGATGATGGCAAGTGCAACCTGTACAGCGGCATTGGGGACGTCGCCGAGGGGTGTGCAGTTATTGACTACCCTTTTGAAGGATACGGCAAGATCGTAAGCGACGTCGCCTTCTAA
- a CDS encoding glycosyl hydrolase-like protein, putative (TriTrypDB/GeneDB-style sysID: LpmP.10.1200): MSTFEKVKEEKLEFEKNSDQHIYEKALLTFKGVDGMDVYNCSVPFKRNGQTHIFGRVEKRCEWANSFVRLFVETGKDEFTLVPDNMVWQLEDPFVSNIDNEMVFGGTHIRKTNNRVCTYYCDFFRGTAESMSYFTTGPDNMKDIRLVTLANNKIGVFSRPKTAAHAFIGFTVINNIMELTPTVVEEASPLNVIHAGAWGGVNQAYLLSSDKVGCISHYSYIDKDEHGNDIAVYTNYSFVLNPYIREVEDAKIIGTKGCYPKCSPKVDKLLDCAFTSGIVMREDGRCDLYSGLGDAYEGRITINYPFEGHGTLIDNLNF, from the coding sequence ATGAGCACGTTTGAAAAAgtaaaggaggagaagctggaGTTCGAGAAGAATTCCGACCAGCACATCTATGAGAAGGCTCTCCTCACCTTCAAGGGCGTGGATGGGATGGATGTATACAACTGTTCTGTGCCCTTCAAACGCAACGGCCAAACTCACATTTTTGGTCGTGTGGAGAAGCGGTGTGAATGGGCCAACTCTTTTGTGCGGTTGTTTGTGGAGACGGGGAAGGATGAGTTCACTCTGGTACCTGACAACATGGTGTGGCAGCTTGAGGACCCGTTCGTGTCAAATATCGATAATGAGATGGTCTTTGGCGGGACGCACATCCGTAAAACGAACAACCGCGTCTGTACCTACTACTGCGACTTCTTTCGCGGCACTGCGGAGAGCATGAGCTACTTCACAACGGGCCCTGACAATATGAAGGATATTCGTCTTGTCACGCTAGCCAACAATAAGATTGGCGTCTTCTCGCGACCGAAGACGGCCGCGCACGCCTTCATCGGCTTCACAGTGATCAACAACATAATGGAGCTGACACCAACAGTTGTCGAGGAGGCTTCGCCTCTCAATGTCATTCACGCCGGTGCCTGGGGCGGGGTGAATCAGGCGTATTTACTGAGTTCCGATAAGGTGGGGTGCATCAGTCACTACAGCTACATCGACAAGGACGAACACGGCAATGATATCGCTGTGTACACCAACTATTCCTTCGTCCTGAATCCATACATACGTGAGGTCGAGGACGCAAAAATTATAGGGACCAAGGGCTGCTACCCCAAGTGTTCCCCAAAGGTTGACAAGCTGCTCGATTGCGCTTTCACTTCTGGCATTGTCATGCGCGAGGACGGCCGGTGTGACTTGTACAGCGGGTTAGGAGACGCGTACGAAGGCCGCATCACCATTAACTACCCGTTTGAAGGCCATGGAACTCTCATCGACAACCTGAACTTCTAA
- a CDS encoding glycosyl hydrolase-like protein, putative (TriTrypDB/GeneDB-style sysID: LpmP.10.1210): protein MKQVKATFEASKRVYESVLLTFKGVEGYDVYNCSVPFFYGGKHYIYGRVERREVWAASHVRLFEETGKDEFTVVPELSWELEDPYVQNVNGEMIFGGTHVRKNGNCILSYYGYFYRGTPVDLSYFTAGPDYMKDIRVVSLQDGRIGVFSRPRVGRKASIGFVILNSISELRAEVIAKAPALDILSENAWGGVNQAYLLSSGKVGCVGHYSYEDKNDKQQPQNVYVNYSFVLDPQSRAIADGKIIGTKGCYPPCEPKVPLLADCVFTSGIVMRGDGKVDLYSGVGDSHEGRIVIDYPFEGHGSIVGDFNFSMTSSL, encoded by the coding sequence ATGAAGCAAGTGAAGGCGACCTTCGAGGCCAGCAAGCGCGTCTACGAGAGCGTGCTGCTCACTTTTAAAGGTGTTGAGGGTTATGACGTGTACAACTGCTCCGTCCCCTTCTTCTACGGGGGAAAGCACTACATCTACGGCCGCGTCGAGAGACGCGAGGTTTGGGCCGCGTCGCATGTGCGCCTCTTCGAGGAGACGGGCAAGGATGAGTTTACGGTGGTACCGGAGCTTAGCTGGGAGCTGGAGGACCCATACGTCCAAAATGTGAACGGTGAGATGATCTTCGGCGGCACTCATGTCCGCAAGAACGGCAACTGTATCCTCAGCTACTACGGCTACTTCTACCGCGGCACGCCTGTGGACTTGAGCTACTTCACAGCAGGACCTGACTACATGAAGGACATTCGCGTGGTTTCACTTCAAGATGGCCGTATCGGGGTCTTCTCGCGGCCGCGAGTAGGGAGAAAGGCCTCTATTGGCTTTGTAATTCTGAACTCCATCTCCGAGCTGAGGGCCGAGGTAATTGCTAAGGCACCGGCACTCGACATCCTATCGGAGAACGCGTGGGGTGGTGTCAACCAGGCCTACCTCCTCTCCAGCGGCAAGGTCGGCTGTGTCGGACACTACAGCTATGAGGACAAAAATGATAAACAACAGCCGCAGAACGTCTACGTGAACTACTCCTTCGTGCTTGACCCTCAGAGTCGGGCGATCGCGGATGGGAAGATCATCGGAACAAAGGGCTGCTACCCACCGTGCGAACCCAAGGTTCCTCTCCTAGCAGACTGTGTTTTCACCTCAGGGATCGTGATGCGCGGGGACGGCAAGGTGGATTTATACAGCGGTGTTGGCGACAGTCACGAGGGCCGCATCGTCATTGACTATCCTTTTGAGGGCCATGGCTCCATCGTTGGTGATTTCAACTTCTCCATGACTTCCTCCTTGTGA
- a CDS encoding glycosyl hydrolase-like protein, putative (TriTrypDB/GeneDB-style sysID: LpmP.10.1220), which translates to MSFKEMRLAFEGSKKVYERTLLTFKGVDGYDVYNCSVLFQYKGKHHLFGRIERREKWADSRVRLFVETGKDEFTLVLDQLTYHLEDPFMSKVHDRMFFGGTQVIKSGGDVTGYYSDFYFGMPELLTYYTSGPDLMKSIRIVQLTDGTIGIFSHRTTENSYVIGFTTVNSLNEITREVIAAAQPISHASFLDAWGGVNQAYLLSSGNVGCICHHGYLDNDANGAQLNVYCITSFVYNPKTNDTHAFQVIGTRGCFPDCSSKAPHLADCVFASGIVMRDDGKCDLYSGVGDTHEGRITIDYPFDGYGAIVNDLVF; encoded by the coding sequence ATGTCCTTCAAAGAGATGCGTCTTGCCTTTGAGGGAAGCAAGAAGGTTTACGAGAGGACGCTGCTCACTTTTAAAGGCGTTGACGGCTATGACGTGTACAACTGCTCCGTCCTATTTCAGTACAAGGGCAAACACCACCTCTTTGGTCGCATTGAACGGCGGGAGAAGTGGGCGGATTCGCGGGTGCGCCTTTTTGTGGAGACGGGCAAGGATGAGTTCACCCTCGTGCTGGACCAGCTCACGTACCACTTAGAGGACCCCTTCATGTCAAAGGTGCACGACCGCATGTTTTTCGGCGGAACTCAAGTCATTAAGAGCGGTGGTGATGTGACGGGCTACTACTCCGACTTTTATTTTGGCATGCCAGAGTTACTCACATACTACACCAGTGGGCCTGATCTTATGAAGTCCATTCGAATTGTACAACTCACCGACGGCACCATTGGCATCTTCTCCCATCGAACGACGGAGAATTCGTACGTGATAGGCTTCACCACTGTTAACTCTCTTAATGAGATTACGCGCGAGGTGAttgccgcggcgcagcccATTAGCCACGCATCATTCCTGGACGCTTGGGGCGGCGTCAACCAGGCGTATTTGCTCTCCAGCGGGAACGTAGGCTGCATCTGTCATCACGGCTACCTTGACAACGACGCGAACGGGGCGCAACTTAACGTGTACTGCATCACATCCTTTGTCTACAACCCGAAAACGAACGATACGCACGCATTCCAGGTAATCGGGACGAGGGGGTGCTTCCCTGACTGCTCATCAAAGGCTCCACACCTTGCCGACTGCGTGTTCGCCTCCGGCATTGTCATGCGCGACGATGGCAAGTGCGACTTGtacagcggcgtcggcgacaCCCACGAAGGCCGCATCACCATTGACTACCCGTTTGATGGGTACGGTGCTATAGTGAATGACTTAGTGTTTTAA
- a CDS encoding glycosyl hydrolase-like protein, putative (TriTrypDB/GeneDB-style sysID: LpmP.10.1230) — MSTPHVVREAKKEFEASKRVYESVLLTFKGVEGYDVYNCSVPFRYNGKLHIYGRVEKREIWAASHVRLFEETGKDEFTVVPNGMTWYLEDPFVSKVKGEALFGGTRIRKVSDRLLTYYCDFYRGGIEQGLYFTTGPDYMKDIRCVELADGRIGVFSRPKTDVYTCIGFTIIDDLSELTQKAISEAEPLNVLHSGAWGGVNQAYLLTSGKVGCIAHYSYNSKDDKDHPTSVYLNYSFVLDPETKEAEMECIIGTRCCYPEYPVKAEKLIDCAFSSGIVMRDDGKCDLYSGLGDTCEGRITIDYPFDGYGTIVDQLTF, encoded by the coding sequence ATGAGCACGCCACATGTGGTTCGTGAGGCCAAGAAGGAGTTCGAGGCCAGCAAGCGCGTCTACGAGAGCGTGCTGCTCACTTTTAAAGGTGTTGAGGGTTATGACGTGTACAACTGCTCCGTCCCTTTCCGTTACAATGGAAAGCTGCACATCTACGGCCGCGTCGAGAAGCGCGAGATTTGGGCCGCGTCGCATGTGCGCCTCTTCGAGGAGACGGGCAAGGATGAGTTTACGGTGGTTCCAAACGGGATGACGTGGTATTTGGAAGATCCCTTCGTATCAAAGGTGAAGGGCGAAGCGCTCTTCGGCGGCACGCGCATTCGAAAGGTCAGCGACCGCCTCCTAACCTACTACTGCGACTTTTACCGTGGTGGGATTGAGCAGGGCCTCTACTTTACGACAGGTCCCGACTACATGAAGGACATTCGCTGTGTGGAGCTGGCGGATGGCCGCATCGGCGTCTTCTCCCGCCCCAAGACGGATGTCTACACGTGCATCGGCTTCACCATCATCGATGATCTGAGCGAGTTGACGCAAAAGGCGATTAGTGAGGCAGAGCCGCTTAATGTCCTTCATTCCGGTgcgtggggtggggtgaatCAGGCGTACCTCCTCACCTCCGGAAAGGTTGGGTGCATCGCACACTACAGTTACAACAGCAAGGACGACAAGGATCACCCGACGTCGGTGTATCTGAACTATTCCTTCGTTCTGGACCCTGAGACGAAGGAAGCGGAGATGGAGTGCATCATTGGCACCCGTTGCTGCTACCCGGAATACCCTGTcaaggcagagaagctcATCGACTGCGCTTTCTCCTCTGGTATCGTTATGCGCGACGATGGCAAGTGCGACCTGTACAGCGGGTTGGGCGATACCTGTGAGGGCCGCATCACGATCGACTACCCGTTTGATGGGTATGGCACAATCGTTGATCAGCTCACGTTCTga